The proteins below are encoded in one region of Flammeovirga kamogawensis:
- a CDS encoding sulfite exporter TauE/SafE family protein — protein MENISIKTIFLTLLVLSGSWFMLVLIQQLRKRLATNSIETESSIGLGLTGFVGNFMDTLGIGSFAIMTSSFKNFKLVEDKKIPGTLNAGVAIVCIAQAFIFIKAVPVDTTTLMSMIISALGGALLGARVVSKMKKKTIQLTMTIALAIMGITMVLGKMNVFPVGGDAMALEGWKLVVACIANFLFGALNTVGVGLFAPCMVTVYLLGLNPAATFPIMMGSTALLVPFAGIKFLKEDVVSMKGTLLINICGTIGVFVAAYLVKSLDLNLLQYLIIFVVAYTTWLMGKSYLLSSKKIH, from the coding sequence ATGGAAAATATTTCTATAAAAACTATTTTTCTAACACTATTGGTCCTATCAGGTAGCTGGTTTATGCTTGTATTAATTCAACAATTAAGAAAGCGTTTAGCTACTAATTCTATAGAAACTGAAAGCAGTATTGGACTTGGGTTAACTGGTTTTGTAGGTAACTTTATGGATACCCTAGGGATAGGTTCTTTTGCAATTATGACCAGCTCATTTAAAAATTTTAAACTTGTAGAAGATAAAAAAATACCGGGAACATTAAATGCTGGTGTTGCTATTGTTTGTATTGCTCAGGCTTTTATTTTTATAAAAGCAGTGCCTGTAGATACTACAACACTAATGTCTATGATTATTTCTGCTTTAGGTGGGGCTTTATTAGGTGCAAGAGTTGTTTCTAAAATGAAAAAGAAAACAATACAACTTACCATGACAATAGCATTGGCAATTATGGGAATTACTATGGTACTTGGTAAAATGAATGTTTTCCCTGTGGGTGGAGATGCAATGGCTCTTGAAGGTTGGAAACTAGTTGTAGCATGTATTGCCAATTTCTTATTTGGAGCTTTAAATACTGTTGGTGTTGGACTTTTTGCCCCTTGTATGGTTACTGTTTATCTTTTAGGCTTAAACCCTGCTGCAACATTCCCAATCATGATGGGTTCTACTGCATTATTAGTTCCTTTTGCTGGCATTAAGTTTCTTAAAGAAGATGTTGTTTCTATGAAGGGGACACTACTTATAAACATCTGTGGAACTATAGGTGTTTTTGTTGCTGCGTACCTTGTTAAATCACTTGATTTAAATTTACTACAATACCTTATAATTTTTGTTGTAGCCTATACAACATGGTTAATGGGTAAATCTTATTTACTTTCCTCTAAAAAAATACATTAG
- a CDS encoding AGE family epimerase/isomerase, which yields MQTKTILIFCALLVWKITNVYAQYQTKSAFLNDPTEATKFVKGVADFLRTTKDEKGGYYSFIEADGSIKKEQMESWTGGYNLKSFCSQTRVAYTFARAFMLTGDTTYLKDAEHALDFLYEKGWDEEYDGWYFTYNVDADKSFGPPWNENSKWTFQQEYAILGIIAMVDVLGGIASKNRHTEWLDKSMLSLYEHVWDSHSTNFGYYENATRRWGNKYGKGFTGTIDGINTHAALLALMTDEEQHNLRYQQLADISRDKLAGNMDAEGVKIGFPENFHSDWSINQDNTGASVGHMLKTAWCLGRAAVYFDDRSYRTAAEEIIDHVYATNLYDKNNGAPYEWANWKTGVVTDRNKCHWVVEQGFTGPMIASFITNDQDKKELYLQMADESLYFFEQNMISSIGLSHEYVTPGGNPIDGLKANMFKSGFHDAELGFFAYLYGQAYLTTSKFSLYYYLTPSKDKVFTLMPLAYPNSQLKISNVELDGKQYANYNGEQNEVSVTANRGGVFKVEFTPTPITSVLTATSIPKNDKITVFPTLFSDKITIKTTINGHYTISVYDMFGNIFYKNLTSTPTTIVENLQQIPKGIYIVNIQSEEINQGFKIIKN from the coding sequence ATGCAAACTAAAACTATACTAATTTTCTGTGCCTTATTGGTATGGAAAATAACGAATGTCTACGCGCAATACCAAACAAAATCAGCATTTCTAAATGATCCGACTGAAGCCACTAAATTTGTAAAAGGAGTTGCCGATTTCTTACGTACAACCAAAGATGAAAAAGGAGGTTATTATTCTTTTATTGAGGCTGATGGAAGTATTAAAAAGGAGCAAATGGAATCTTGGACTGGTGGGTATAACTTAAAAAGTTTTTGTAGCCAAACTAGAGTGGCCTACACATTTGCCAGGGCTTTTATGCTCACTGGAGACACAACTTACCTTAAAGATGCAGAACATGCACTCGATTTTCTCTACGAAAAAGGTTGGGACGAAGAATACGACGGTTGGTACTTTACATATAATGTAGATGCTGATAAAAGTTTTGGCCCTCCATGGAATGAAAATTCTAAGTGGACTTTCCAACAAGAGTATGCAATTTTAGGTATTATTGCTATGGTCGATGTTCTTGGGGGAATAGCATCGAAAAATCGCCATACAGAGTGGTTAGATAAATCTATGTTGTCTTTATATGAACATGTTTGGGATAGCCACAGTACCAATTTTGGCTATTATGAAAATGCGACGAGAAGGTGGGGCAATAAATACGGTAAAGGGTTTACTGGTACTATTGATGGAATTAATACACATGCTGCTTTACTTGCTCTTATGACAGATGAAGAGCAACATAATTTACGTTATCAACAATTAGCTGATATATCACGAGATAAATTGGCAGGAAATATGGATGCGGAGGGCGTTAAAATTGGTTTCCCCGAAAACTTCCATTCAGACTGGAGTATTAACCAAGACAATACTGGAGCAAGTGTTGGACACATGCTTAAAACAGCTTGGTGTCTAGGTAGAGCTGCCGTTTATTTTGATGATAGAAGCTATAGAACTGCAGCAGAAGAAATTATTGACCATGTATATGCTACTAATTTGTATGATAAAAATAATGGTGCTCCATATGAATGGGCAAATTGGAAAACTGGTGTAGTTACAGATCGGAATAAATGCCATTGGGTAGTTGAACAAGGTTTTACTGGACCTATGATTGCCTCTTTTATTACAAATGATCAAGATAAGAAAGAACTTTACCTACAAATGGCAGATGAGTCTTTATATTTTTTTGAGCAAAACATGATTTCATCTATTGGTCTTTCTCATGAGTATGTAACTCCAGGAGGAAATCCAATTGATGGTTTAAAAGCCAATATGTTTAAATCTGGGTTTCATGATGCTGAACTGGGGTTCTTTGCCTATTTATATGGACAAGCCTACCTTACTACTTCAAAATTTAGTTTATATTATTATTTAACACCATCAAAAGACAAAGTATTTACATTAATGCCATTGGCTTACCCTAATAGTCAATTAAAAATTTCTAATGTAGAACTTGATGGGAAACAGTACGCAAATTATAATGGCGAACAAAATGAAGTGAGTGTAACAGCAAATCGTGGAGGCGTTTTTAAAGTTGAATTTACTCCAACACCTATTACTTCTGTATTAACTGCTACCTCTATTCCTAAAAATGATAAAATTACAGTTTTTCCAACATTATTTTCTGATAAAATAACTATCAAAACAACAATTAATGGGCATTATACGATAAGTGTTTATGATATGTTTGGTAATATATTCTATAAAAATTTGACGAGCACTCCTACCACTATTGTAGAAAACTTGCAACAAATTCCAAAAGGGATATATATAGTAAATATACAATCTGAAGAAATAAATCAAGGTTTTAAAATTATTAAAAACTAG
- a CDS encoding GNAT family N-acetyltransferase — translation MKTLQQTLPFDTNFWETKAEESLYITKDIGVMSLVPFDLDNDIELLHSWVNLPYAKYWQLENSTVDLVYSTYKDIVENQNTCVFWGKVNNQKAFLVEFYYAPKDRVANYYTALSGDYGFHILTAPKKTSIPNFTTHIFSYVINFLFDSEEVNRIVVEPDVENEKIHILNKKAGFKYKKVIEFPEKNAYLAFCTRADFRSSAIHQLQTN, via the coding sequence ATGAAAACTTTACAACAAACATTACCTTTCGATACTAATTTTTGGGAAACCAAAGCAGAAGAAAGTCTATACATTACAAAAGATATTGGCGTAATGTCTTTAGTCCCTTTTGATCTAGACAATGATATAGAGCTACTCCATAGTTGGGTAAACCTTCCTTATGCAAAATATTGGCAATTAGAAAATAGTACTGTAGACTTAGTTTATTCAACGTATAAGGATATAGTCGAAAATCAAAATACCTGTGTGTTTTGGGGGAAGGTCAATAATCAGAAAGCATTTTTAGTAGAATTTTATTATGCTCCAAAAGATAGGGTTGCTAACTACTATACAGCACTAAGTGGTGATTATGGCTTTCATATTCTTACAGCTCCTAAAAAAACAAGTATCCCTAATTTTACTACTCACATTTTCTCTTACGTTATTAACTTTTTGTTCGATTCTGAAGAAGTGAACCGTATTGTAGTAGAACCTGATGTGGAAAATGAGAAAATCCATATACTAAATAAAAAAGCAGGTTTTAAATATAAAAAAGTAATTGAGTTTCCTGAGAAGAATGCCTATTTGGCTTTTTGCACTAGAGCAGATTTTAGGAGCTCAGCCATTCATCAGTTGCAAACAAACTAG
- a CDS encoding MFS transporter, whose amino-acid sequence MNTKILLMVMTLIAVVSDTMLHPFFPQFFGERFNMWQPEHVGYYLAASCLVIMISFPFWARVQKKVNLFTLLIFTQCIAGFLCLGMYWVQELSMFWLCAMSMLFFKGSYLLIYPYIMRLSTEEEHSTSISILSVIVHLGAIVGAFIGGGIVDYLNTGYIFIIMALGDAFQFLMCIYIKFIRKHSVKKEKIEQTITPFFRIKTPILKIGLITMLLYFSTFFIRPFFSIYWEAISAYNHKLASGFVYSIPALVGLFALWFTHKYKSKKTYRVQIINAFILGILGISLQGVGVDSIVFIGRIIYGWAVFQLYVQFDVVAFKFSTPDEYATDYSRIHLLQNFGVLSSSIIAGYTVDKISLTAPFWCSAVGFCITLFIFYRSFTTETSQEQKTTLHTST is encoded by the coding sequence ATGAACACAAAAATTTTATTAATGGTCATGACATTAATCGCAGTAGTTAGCGATACAATGTTACACCCCTTCTTTCCTCAATTTTTTGGTGAGAGGTTTAATATGTGGCAACCTGAACATGTTGGGTATTATTTAGCTGCATCTTGCTTAGTAATAATGATCTCGTTTCCTTTTTGGGCACGTGTACAGAAGAAAGTAAATTTATTTACACTTCTAATATTTACGCAGTGTATTGCAGGTTTTTTATGCCTAGGAATGTATTGGGTACAAGAACTTTCTATGTTTTGGTTATGTGCCATGAGCATGCTGTTTTTTAAAGGGAGCTATCTGTTAATTTACCCATATATTATGCGTTTAAGTACAGAAGAAGAACACAGTACTTCTATTAGTATTTTATCTGTTATAGTGCATTTAGGGGCAATTGTAGGAGCATTTATAGGAGGCGGTATTGTTGACTATTTAAACACAGGCTATATTTTTATTATTATGGCCTTAGGAGATGCTTTTCAATTCCTGATGTGTATTTATATAAAATTTATCCGCAAACATTCTGTAAAAAAGGAAAAAATTGAACAGACTATTACTCCATTTTTTAGAATTAAAACACCCATTTTAAAAATAGGATTAATTACAATGCTTCTTTATTTCAGTACCTTTTTTATACGTCCTTTCTTTTCTATTTATTGGGAAGCAATATCAGCGTATAATCATAAGCTTGCGTCAGGTTTTGTGTATTCAATCCCTGCCTTAGTTGGCTTATTTGCTTTGTGGTTTACACATAAATACAAATCAAAAAAAACATATAGAGTACAAATTATCAATGCCTTTATTCTAGGAATTTTAGGCATTAGTTTACAAGGTGTAGGCGTTGACTCTATTGTATTTATAGGGCGTATTATTTATGGTTGGGCCGTCTTTCAACTCTATGTACAATTTGATGTGGTGGCCTTTAAATTTAGTACCCCAGATGAATATGCTACAGATTATAGTCGCATTCATTTATTACAGAATTTTGGGGTATTAAGTTCATCAATAATTGCAGGATATACAGTAGATAAGATCTCCTTAACAGCACCATTTTGGTGTTCAGCAGTCGGTTTCTGTATAACACTTTTCATTTTTTATAGAAGTTTTACAACAGAAACTTCACAAGAACAAAAAACGACATTACATACTTCAACATGA
- a CDS encoding lysine N(6)-hydroxylase/L-ornithine N(5)-oxygenase family protein, giving the protein MQEKIYDIIGVGIGPFNLGLACLTAPIDELDCLFLDQREKFNWHPGLLLEDTTLQVPFMADLVTLADPTSPYSFLNYIKQKGKIYSFYIKEDFLLLRNEYNQYCQWVVQQLDNLLFSKKVDMICYNEDEDLFYISCITGNNQEHETFISRKIVLGTGTSPHVPTALKGLGKNVIHTSQYLPNKKKLQEKKAITVVGSGQSAAEVFSDLLAEIDTHNYTLNWITRSHRFFPMEYTKLTLEMTSPEYVDYFYSLPLSKREALLQEQKHLYKGINSDLINGIFDTIYAKKLTSPINVNLRTSSRVASSSEKENSIELIVEQQEQGKKYRHSTEAVVMATGYSYKTPFFMEGLRRHIQFDEKDRPLANRNYTIDKSGDKIFVQNVELYTHGFVTPDLGMACYRNSYIIKEITGKEYYPVEERIAFQQFDVNEQEEVIEESLV; this is encoded by the coding sequence ATGCAAGAAAAAATATATGATATTATTGGGGTGGGAATTGGTCCATTCAATCTAGGTTTAGCATGCTTAACAGCACCTATTGATGAACTCGATTGTTTATTTTTAGATCAAAGGGAAAAATTTAACTGGCACCCAGGTTTGCTCTTAGAAGATACCACTTTACAAGTACCTTTCATGGCTGACCTCGTAACGCTAGCTGACCCTACAAGCCCTTATTCATTTTTAAATTATATAAAACAAAAGGGTAAAATTTATTCTTTTTATATTAAAGAAGATTTCTTGTTACTCAGGAATGAATACAACCAATATTGCCAATGGGTGGTACAACAATTAGATAACCTTTTATTTTCTAAAAAAGTAGATATGATCTGCTATAACGAGGACGAGGACTTGTTTTATATATCTTGTATAACAGGAAACAACCAAGAGCATGAAACCTTTATTAGTAGAAAAATTGTATTAGGAACAGGTACATCTCCTCATGTTCCTACTGCATTAAAAGGCTTGGGAAAGAATGTAATTCACACCTCTCAATATTTACCAAACAAAAAGAAATTACAAGAAAAAAAAGCTATTACAGTGGTAGGTAGTGGACAAAGTGCTGCAGAAGTTTTTAGTGATCTATTGGCAGAAATTGACACCCACAATTATACTTTAAATTGGATTACAAGATCGCATAGGTTTTTCCCAATGGAGTACACCAAACTCACATTAGAAATGACATCGCCTGAGTATGTAGATTATTTCTACTCCCTACCATTATCTAAACGAGAGGCTCTTTTACAAGAACAAAAGCATTTATACAAAGGCATTAATTCTGATCTTATTAATGGAATTTTTGATACTATATATGCTAAAAAACTCACCTCTCCAATCAATGTAAACTTAAGAACAAGTTCAAGAGTAGCTTCATCTTCTGAAAAAGAGAATAGTATTGAATTAATTGTTGAGCAACAAGAACAAGGTAAAAAATACCGACATTCTACAGAGGCTGTAGTTATGGCTACAGGTTACAGCTATAAAACACCATTCTTTATGGAGGGGCTACGTAGGCATATTCAGTTTGACGAAAAAGATAGACCTCTAGCCAATAGAAATTATACGATTGATAAAAGTGGAGACAAGATTTTTGTTCAAAATGTGGAGCTTTATACACATGGTTTTGTTACTCCAGATTTAGGTATGGCTTGTTATAGAAACTCCTATATCATAAAAGAAATAACAGGCAAAGAATACTATCCTGTAGAAGAAAGAATTGCTTTCCAACAATTTGATGTTAACGAACAAGAAGAGGTCATTGAAGAAAGTTTAGTCTAA
- a CDS encoding mechanosensitive ion channel family protein codes for MEEIAQYQDDILRLFSRYGLQMIQGIAFFWIGTKITKRITLLVNKQIKKKATNHALIDFFTQLTSVSLTVMIFIGAIDMAGVETTSFIAMLGSAGLAVGLALQGSLANIAGGALLLTLRPFRKGEFIEVNGHLGTVIEVGLFATTIQTPKMRQVFLPNGSLAGGVIKNYTREGVTRVDVPVGISYGADIKEARRVLLNVIKHDKRVLNSPEAPVVFVTNLGDSSVDLQLRAFVKIEDYWGFLFETLEECKIALDNNKIEIPFPQRVLHIEKGETETSDIGDLIADIA; via the coding sequence ATGGAAGAAATTGCCCAATATCAGGACGACATTTTGAGATTGTTTTCTCGCTACGGATTACAAATGATTCAAGGTATAGCCTTTTTCTGGATTGGTACAAAAATTACGAAAAGGATAACTCTTTTAGTAAATAAACAAATAAAGAAAAAAGCAACCAACCATGCACTAATTGATTTCTTTACACAGCTTACTTCTGTAAGTTTAACTGTTATGATATTTATTGGTGCTATTGATATGGCAGGAGTAGAGACTACTTCATTTATTGCTATGCTAGGTTCTGCAGGTTTAGCAGTGGGTTTAGCTTTACAAGGTTCTTTAGCAAATATTGCTGGTGGTGCATTACTTTTAACTTTACGTCCGTTTAGAAAGGGAGAGTTTATAGAAGTAAATGGACATTTAGGTACTGTAATAGAAGTTGGGCTTTTTGCAACAACAATTCAAACTCCCAAAATGCGTCAGGTATTTTTACCAAATGGTTCTTTGGCTGGAGGTGTAATAAAAAATTATACCAGAGAAGGTGTTACAAGAGTAGATGTTCCTGTGGGTATTTCTTATGGAGCTGATATTAAAGAGGCAAGAAGGGTATTACTAAATGTAATAAAGCATGATAAAAGAGTGTTAAATAGCCCAGAAGCACCAGTAGTTTTTGTGACTAATTTAGGCGATAGTTCTGTTGATTTACAATTAAGAGCATTTGTGAAAATTGAAGACTATTGGGGTTTCTTATTCGAAACTTTAGAAGAATGTAAAATTGCACTTGATAACAATAAAATCGAGATTCCATTCCCACAAAGGGTGTTGCATATAGAAAAAGGAGAAACGGAAACGTCAGATATTGGTGATCTAATAGCTGATATTGCTTAA
- a CDS encoding IucA/IucC family protein — protein sequence MNTSLKNQEAINHFDASLWNKVNALFIRKAISELSHEKLITPHLTKINDEFNDFTIKLDNQISYFFSARILPLEHWWIDLKSIRKQQNEEVAPLSIIEFIFEVNHLLKIPTDMLPTYLEELSNTLYGAIYKLKNNTITANELSKADFQTIEKNMFEGHPCFIANNGRIGFNAKDYQKFAPEASNGFKVLWVAGHKSKTSFTSIDSLNYTAVITQELGTEQLNTYQNSLKGLGLHPDDFYIFPMHPWQWQNKLSFIFADDITNQKLILLGEGKDTYQPQQSIRTLYNKSDKDKFYVKTGLSIQNMGFMRGLSPYYMQTTPGITAWITALLKEDNYLQKHSFSMLGEVATIGYRNVNFEPLGRTNAYNKMVAVLWRETPQQFLEKEEKAVTMASLLHIDGEGNALLKAFIDSSWLSVKEWVKNYLDAYLKPLLHCFYAYDLAFMPHGENIILKMKNNVPFGIFMKDITEEVVVFKEDKNYSSAVKRLVVNASNEVKSLTIFTDIFDCYFRFLSQILEEHCHFHHLDFWELVSLSIKEYQNEHPQFSSKFIECDLFADDFILSCLNRLQLQNNKQMVDLTDPVNSLQFIGTIKNPISKFKTVAHELN from the coding sequence ATGAATACATCTTTAAAAAATCAAGAAGCAATCAATCATTTCGATGCTTCTTTATGGAATAAGGTAAATGCTTTATTTATTCGGAAAGCTATTAGTGAACTCTCACACGAGAAATTAATCACACCTCATTTAACCAAGATCAATGATGAATTTAATGATTTTACAATTAAATTAGACAATCAAATCAGTTACTTTTTTAGTGCTAGAATATTACCTTTAGAGCATTGGTGGATAGACTTAAAATCAATTAGAAAACAACAAAATGAAGAAGTTGCCCCTTTATCAATAATAGAATTTATTTTTGAAGTAAATCATTTATTAAAAATACCAACAGATATGCTCCCTACGTATTTAGAAGAGCTATCAAACACTCTTTATGGAGCAATCTATAAGCTTAAAAACAATACAATTACAGCAAATGAATTGTCTAAGGCTGACTTTCAAACAATAGAGAAAAACATGTTTGAAGGACACCCTTGTTTTATTGCAAATAATGGTAGAATTGGTTTTAATGCTAAAGATTATCAGAAATTTGCTCCAGAAGCCTCAAATGGTTTTAAAGTATTATGGGTAGCAGGGCATAAATCTAAAACAAGTTTTACAAGCATTGATTCTCTAAATTACACCGCTGTTATTACGCAAGAGTTAGGAACTGAACAACTTAATACCTATCAAAATTCTTTAAAGGGTTTAGGGTTACATCCAGATGATTTTTACATTTTCCCGATGCACCCTTGGCAATGGCAAAACAAATTATCGTTTATTTTTGCTGATGATATTACCAATCAAAAACTAATTCTATTAGGTGAAGGAAAAGACACATACCAGCCTCAGCAGTCTATTCGAACACTTTACAACAAAAGTGATAAAGATAAATTCTATGTAAAAACAGGTTTATCTATACAAAACATGGGCTTTATGCGTGGCCTCTCTCCTTATTATATGCAAACCACTCCAGGTATTACTGCTTGGATAACTGCCCTACTTAAAGAGGATAACTATTTACAAAAACACTCTTTTTCTATGCTGGGTGAGGTGGCTACTATTGGCTATAGAAATGTGAATTTTGAGCCATTAGGAAGAACAAACGCCTACAATAAAATGGTAGCTGTATTATGGAGAGAAACCCCTCAACAATTTTTAGAGAAAGAAGAAAAAGCAGTGACAATGGCGTCATTATTACATATTGATGGAGAGGGTAACGCTTTACTTAAAGCTTTTATTGATTCGTCTTGGTTGAGTGTTAAAGAATGGGTTAAAAACTACCTTGATGCTTATTTAAAACCACTTTTGCATTGCTTTTATGCTTATGATTTGGCCTTTATGCCACATGGTGAAAACATTATTTTGAAAATGAAAAATAATGTTCCTTTTGGGATATTTATGAAAGATATTACGGAAGAAGTTGTTGTTTTTAAAGAAGATAAAAACTATTCCTCTGCAGTAAAAAGATTAGTAGTAAATGCTAGTAATGAAGTAAAATCACTTACTATTTTTACAGATATATTTGATTGTTATTTTAGATTCCTTTCTCAAATTTTAGAAGAACACTGCCATTTCCATCATCTTGATTTTTGGGAATTAGTAAGTCTTTCAATTAAAGAATATCAAAACGAACACCCACAATTCAGCTCTAAATTTATAGAATGTGATCTTTTTGCTGATGATTTTATTCTTTCCTGTTTAAACCGTCTTCAACTCCAAAACAATAAACAAATGGTAGACCTTACAGACCCTGTAAATAGTTTACAATTTATTGGAACAATCAAAAACCCCATTTCAAAATTTAAGACTGTTGCACATGAACTCAACTAG
- a CDS encoding heparan-alpha-glucosaminide N-acetyltransferase domain-containing protein, whose amino-acid sequence MNSTRYTTLDVLRGSSVLFLIPLHCMMMYATAETWKNSILGELMLIAERGTPVFLIVMGFSFVFSKRQSAKAVLKRGFKILGVGYLLNTLKFVVPILTGILPANLIEAHGLAQSTSLSNMLHFFLLGDILQLAGVSLLIMGILTPLLHNKYAVLLFGLIIIGTAKLVSGFNVNVIGIDYLLDLLWSNKYNVYFPIFPWMSFILMGRFLGMLYKEHKASSKKYNQLVLFYALGIIGFGMLLCVIDYTYHFGDYYHLGPGGTLLLLGVNMLFLSIVPLFVKFIPQQINQLLLFTSKNVTSFYIIQWVIIDWGMGIFGFAQLNQFQILLIIPFYTLLTFIILKFKDNLWLASSERELKRSL is encoded by the coding sequence ATGAACTCAACTAGATATACTACTTTAGACGTACTTAGAGGAAGTAGTGTCTTATTTTTAATTCCACTGCATTGTATGATGATGTATGCCACAGCAGAGACATGGAAAAACTCCATTTTAGGCGAACTTATGCTAATAGCAGAAAGAGGTACACCGGTTTTCTTAATTGTAATGGGTTTTTCTTTTGTGTTTTCAAAACGACAATCTGCAAAAGCTGTATTAAAAAGAGGATTTAAAATCTTAGGTGTGGGATATTTGCTGAATACATTAAAATTTGTTGTTCCTATCTTAACAGGTATTTTACCAGCAAATTTAATAGAAGCTCATGGTTTGGCACAATCAACTTCATTAAGTAATATGCTCCACTTTTTCCTTCTAGGTGATATTCTTCAATTAGCAGGTGTTTCTTTACTCATTATGGGTATTCTCACGCCACTTTTACATAATAAATATGCTGTATTATTGTTCGGTTTAATTATAATCGGAACTGCAAAACTTGTCAGCGGATTTAATGTAAACGTTATTGGAATAGATTATTTGCTCGACCTATTGTGGAGTAATAAATACAATGTGTACTTTCCAATTTTCCCTTGGATGTCGTTTATTTTAATGGGCCGCTTTCTAGGAATGCTCTATAAAGAACATAAAGCATCTAGCAAAAAGTACAACCAATTGGTGCTTTTTTATGCTTTAGGAATCATTGGTTTCGGAATGCTACTTTGTGTAATAGACTACACTTATCACTTTGGAGATTATTACCACCTTGGTCCGGGAGGAACACTTTTACTTTTAGGAGTAAATATGTTATTCTTAAGTATTGTTCCTCTATTTGTAAAATTTATACCTCAACAGATAAATCAATTATTACTCTTTACAAGTAAAAATGTCACTTCATTCTACATTATACAATGGGTAATTATAGATTGGGGTATGGGAATCTTTGGTTTTGCACAATTAAATCAATTTCAAATCTTATTGATTATACCATTTTACACCCTTCTTACTTTCATCATTTTAAAATTTAAAGATAATTTATGGTTGGCCTCGTCTGAACGTGAATTAAAGAGAAGTTTATAA